From one Brachypodium distachyon strain Bd21 chromosome 4, Brachypodium_distachyon_v3.0, whole genome shotgun sequence genomic stretch:
- the LOC104584690 gene encoding uncharacterized protein LOC104584690, translating to MKRLRSSLLCHLRRAPDPKPENNARRLSCAAASEQRMPYRDRRVLLARAYPEHPRGVLLARAYTERRVLHQQPYRWHRVLLTKPYWRRRELLPRLAKQSGWNFPTEKAWGSYPRSEIIWKYANPNIDYTTCMPALKYVMKYPVVVLKKLFGDYWFTEFLTSSGSKLISGMALLLVKAKINGVSFYHPITPDNFVVDQHGNLQIKEETLMKRGSSSSSDFDIALAADTLVWIFTYLCGNTLPSSVWNFTNLMRVPSVEQMHHMLIHPVGMEQHEIAPAFLQAFDTVMRLSSKGERT from the exons ATGAAACGCCTCCGGTCCTCTCTACTCTGCCACCTCCGTCGAGCACCCGATCCCAAACCCGAAAACAATGCTCGCCGGCTCAGTTGCGCGGCCGCATCGGAGCAGCGGATGCCGTACCGGGACCGCCGGGTGCTGCTGGCCAGGGCGTACCCTGAGCACCCGCGCGGGGTGCTGCTTGCCAGGGCGTACACGGAGCGCCGGGTGCTGCATCAACAGCCGTACCGGTGGCACCGGGTGCTGCTAACAAAACCTTACTGGCGGCGCCGGGAGCTTCTCCCGCGTCTCGCGAAGCAGAGCGGGTGGAATTTCCCAACGGAAAAGGCCTGGGGCTCTTATCCGAGATCTGAGATTATCTG GAAATATGCTAACCCAAATATTGATTACACAACATGTATGCCCGCTCTGAAATACGTCATGAAGTATCCAGTGGTGGTCCTGAAGAAGCTATTTGGTGATTACTGGTTCACAGAGTTTTTGACAAGTAGCGGGTCAAAACTTATTTCTGGAATGGCATTGCTTTTGGTGAAGGCTAAAATCAATGGTGTCTCATTTTATCATCCAATTACTCCAGACAACTTCGTAGTTGATCAACATGGAAATCTACAAATCAAAGAAGAGACACTAATGAAGCGTGGGAGTAGCTCTAGCTCTGATTTTGATATTGCTTTAGCTGCTGACACATTAGTGTGGATTTTCACATATTTGTGTGGCAACACACTTCCGTCGTCAGTATGGAATTTCACCAATCTTATGAGGGTCCCCAGTGTTGAGCAAATGCACCATATGCTGATACATCCCGTTGGCATGGAGCAGCATGAAATTGCTCCAGCCTTCCTTCAAGCTTTTGATACTGTAATGCGCTTATCATCAAAGGGTGAGCGGACATGA
- the LOC100832908 gene encoding uncharacterized protein LOC100832908 produces MVEPPLDCQITSTPVISRPSASTSDGDLSKQYCSTLLQELEMQQTDSDSDSEVEQDFLPPHVITELIDEVKRVLLPDLEASQRQVEHVVQVTVTVPALQQQGIMKRKWGPVLATRHSTRINNQLHVLTKAQLLLQKKNLEIPPTFKGKKLAKHSGGLGHGGCVVPSLETTLQEDVAGDAGELHQSYGTQTLRVAADRLALKPRSGTWSVEELQFQLAATNWFKEPLTI; encoded by the exons ATGGTTGAACCCCCTTTGGACTGTCAGATTACCTCAACACCTGTGATCTCTAGGCCTAGTGCTTCTACTTCTGATGGAGACCTATCCAAACAATACTGCTCTACTCTGTTACAAGAACTTGAAATGCAACAAACTGATTCAGATTCTGATTCTGAAGTTGAACAGGATTTCCTTCCTCCTCATGTGATTACTGAACTGATTGATGAAGTTAAAAGGGTTTTACTTCCTGATCTTGAGGCTAGTCAGAGGCAGGTTGAACATGTGGTTCAGGTTACTGTTACTGTCCCTGCTTTACAGCAACAGGGGATTATGAAGCGTAAGTGGGGCCCTGTTTTGGCCACAAGGCACAGTACCAGAATTAATAACCAGCTTCATGTGCTCACTAAAGCTCAGCTCCTGTTACAAAAAAAGAACCTGGAAATTCCACCGACCTTTAAAG GGAAAAAGCTGGCGAAACATTCAGGTGGTTTGGGACACGGCGGCTGCGTTGTGCCATCGCTGGAAACTACTCTGCAAGAAGACGTCGCTGGAGATGCTGGAGAACTTCACCAGAGCTATGGAACACAGACGCTCCGAGTTGCTGCGGATCGCCTGGCTCTGAAGCCTCGCTCCGGGACCTGGTCTGTCGAAGAACTGCAATTCCAACTGGCGGCGACCAATTGGTTCAAGGAGCCCCTCACTATCTAG